The following proteins are encoded in a genomic region of Populus trichocarpa isolate Nisqually-1 chromosome 13, P.trichocarpa_v4.1, whole genome shotgun sequence:
- the LOC18104452 gene encoding uncharacterized protein LOC18104452 isoform X2 → MEKQIEGSKKRVMVIIDESEYSYHSFMWVVDNLKEFITESPLVILAALPAPNCKFFYGAQFGTAALCCPVSPTLDLICAIQEKNKKILLGILEKAVNICASRGVKAETILEAGEPYELTCNAVQKNNINLLVIGNTSINGTLKRDFLGRLSNYCLNNAKCHVLVVKKPE, encoded by the exons ATGGAGAAACAAATAGAAGGGTCTAAGAAGAGGGTGATGGTGATCATAGATGAGAGCGAGTACAGTTATCATTCCTTCATGTGGGTAGTTGACAATCTCAAAGAATTTATCACTGAGTCGCCGCTTGTCATCCTTGCTGCACTTCCTGCTCCTaactgtaaatttttttatggggcACAGTTTGGCACCGCTGCCCTCTGTTGTCCAGTCTCTCCCA CCCTAGATTTGATCTGTgccattcaagaaaaaaacaagaagatctTATTAGGTATCTTGGAGAAAGCTGTGAATATCTGTGCTAGTCGAGGG GTGAAAGCAGAAACAATTTTAGAAGCCGGGGAGCCTTATGAACTCACATGCAATGCTGTTCAGAAGAACAATATTAATCTCCTCGTGATTGGTAACACATCCATTAATGGAACTCTCAAAAG GGATTTTCTGGGGAGACTGAGCAACTATTGCCTGAATAATGCCAAGTGCCATGTCCTTGTTGTGAAGAAACCAGAATGA
- the LOC18104452 gene encoding uncharacterized protein LOC18104452 isoform X1, with protein MEKQIEGSKKRVMVIIDESEYSYHSFMWVVDNLKEFITESPLVILAALPAPNCKFFYGAQFGTAALCCPVSPISPTLDLICAIQEKNKKILLGILEKAVNICASRGVKAETILEAGEPYELTCNAVQKNNINLLVIGNTSINGTLKRDFLGRLSNYCLNNAKCHVLVVKKPE; from the exons ATGGAGAAACAAATAGAAGGGTCTAAGAAGAGGGTGATGGTGATCATAGATGAGAGCGAGTACAGTTATCATTCCTTCATGTGGGTAGTTGACAATCTCAAAGAATTTATCACTGAGTCGCCGCTTGTCATCCTTGCTGCACTTCCTGCTCCTaactgtaaatttttttatggggcACAGTTTGGCACCGCTGCCCTCTGTTGTCCAGTCTCTCCCA TCTCTCCCA CCCTAGATTTGATCTGTgccattcaagaaaaaaacaagaagatctTATTAGGTATCTTGGAGAAAGCTGTGAATATCTGTGCTAGTCGAGGG GTGAAAGCAGAAACAATTTTAGAAGCCGGGGAGCCTTATGAACTCACATGCAATGCTGTTCAGAAGAACAATATTAATCTCCTCGTGATTGGTAACACATCCATTAATGGAACTCTCAAAAG GGATTTTCTGGGGAGACTGAGCAACTATTGCCTGAATAATGCCAAGTGCCATGTCCTTGTTGTGAAGAAACCAGAATGA